From a single Herbiconiux sp. SALV-R1 genomic region:
- a CDS encoding LacI family DNA-binding transcriptional regulator: MATMQDVAALAGVSAKTVSRVFNDDPHVLPDTRLRVEDAMRSLNYVPNVLARTFRAGRSSSVGVAVPDVVDPFFASIVRAVESVCSAAGLTTLVTSIGDDPARERSVLEALLRTQLMGLVLAPVASSHAWLAPWTETTPIEFVDRSPVDLDADYFVEDDRDGSYLATRHLLDHGHTRVAFLADQTHPPSSRRRLGGYTEALADAGVTLDERLIAFDAGSDEGAGRELDRLSRLAAPPTAVFSSNARVTMHAFGALKSSGAAFVGFGDFPMADRLTPAVTVIDQDPAYLGRLAATRALDRFATPTAHYAPATVVPVALTIRHSCGCA; the protein is encoded by the coding sequence ATGGCCACCATGCAAGACGTCGCCGCGCTGGCGGGCGTGAGCGCCAAGACGGTGTCGCGGGTGTTCAACGACGACCCGCACGTGCTGCCCGACACGAGATTGCGCGTCGAAGACGCCATGCGCAGCCTCAACTACGTGCCGAACGTGCTCGCCCGCACCTTCAGGGCGGGGCGGTCGTCGAGTGTGGGGGTCGCCGTGCCCGATGTCGTCGACCCGTTCTTCGCGTCGATCGTGCGGGCCGTCGAGAGCGTGTGCTCGGCGGCGGGGCTGACCACGCTGGTCACGAGCATCGGCGACGACCCCGCGCGGGAGCGCTCGGTGCTCGAGGCGCTGCTGCGCACCCAGCTGATGGGGCTCGTGCTCGCGCCGGTCGCCTCGAGTCACGCCTGGCTCGCGCCGTGGACCGAGACCACCCCCATCGAGTTCGTCGACCGCTCCCCGGTCGACCTCGACGCCGACTACTTCGTCGAAGACGACCGCGACGGCTCCTACCTCGCCACCAGGCACCTGCTCGACCACGGGCACACGCGGGTGGCGTTCCTCGCCGACCAGACGCATCCGCCGAGCTCCCGGCGCCGACTCGGGGGATACACCGAGGCGCTGGCGGATGCGGGGGTCACCCTCGACGAACGCCTCATCGCCTTCGACGCGGGCAGCGACGAGGGTGCGGGGCGCGAGCTCGACCGGCTGAGCCGGCTCGCGGCGCCGCCGACCGCGGTGTTCTCGTCGAACGCCCGAGTGACGATGCACGCGTTCGGCGCGCTGAAGAGCTCGGGTGCGGCCTTCGTCGGATTCGGCGACTTCCCCATGGCCGACCGCCTCACCCCCGCCGTCACCGTCATCGACCAAGACCCCGCCTACCTCGGCCGCCTCGCCGCCACCCGCGCCCTCGACCGCTTCGCCACCCCCACCGCCCACTACGCTCCCGCCACCGTCGTCCCCGTCGCCCTCACCATCCGCCACTCCTGCGGCTGCGCGTAG
- a CDS encoding DEAD/DEAH box helicase, producing MSSPSTTSVPATDDAPAPLTFSDLGLDDAVLKALKDVGYETPSAIQAATIPPLLEGRDVLGTAQTGTGKTAAFALPILSRLELAQKTPQALVLAPTRELALQVCEAFERYAAHLRGVHVLPVYGGQGYGVQLSALRRGVHIVVGTPGRIMDHLDKGTLDLSELKYLVLDEADEMLKMGFAEDVETILADTPDDKQVALFSATMPAQIRRLSGQYLKDPEEISVKSKTTTSANIAQRYLVVSYPQKVDALTRILEVENFEGMIVFTRTKNETETLAEKLRARGYSAAAINGDVAQAQRERTVNQLKAGKLDILVATDVAARGLDVERISHVVNFDLPIDTESYVHRIGRTGRAGRTGDAISFVTPRERRMLASIEKATRQPLTEMKLPSVDDVNATRLTRFDDAITAALADPEQIQLFRDIVGHYTRHHDVPETDVAAALAVVAQGDTPLLLEPEPERERGSRFDRERDRGSREGGGERSERGGDRYDRDSRGDRDSRSGDRGDRGDRPERRPRGGAPMKTYRISVGKRQRVEPRQIVGALANEGGLRREDFGAIQIRPDFSLVELPADLPTDVFRRLKDTRISGQLIDLKPDRFNSSAKRPDRNSRDGDRGDRPRRDRY from the coding sequence ATGTCCTCCCCCAGCACCACCTCAGTCCCCGCCACGGACGACGCGCCCGCGCCGCTCACCTTCTCCGACCTCGGGCTCGACGACGCGGTGCTCAAGGCGCTGAAAGACGTGGGCTACGAGACGCCCTCGGCCATCCAGGCGGCGACCATCCCGCCGCTGCTCGAGGGGCGCGACGTGCTGGGCACCGCGCAGACGGGCACGGGCAAGACGGCGGCGTTCGCGCTGCCGATCCTGTCGCGGCTCGAGCTCGCCCAGAAGACCCCGCAGGCGCTCGTGCTCGCGCCCACGCGCGAGCTGGCGCTGCAGGTGTGCGAGGCGTTCGAGCGCTACGCCGCCCACCTGCGCGGCGTGCACGTGCTCCCCGTCTACGGCGGGCAGGGCTACGGCGTGCAGCTGTCGGCGCTGCGCCGAGGCGTGCACATCGTCGTCGGCACCCCGGGCCGCATCATGGACCACCTCGACAAGGGCACCCTCGACCTCTCCGAGCTCAAGTACCTCGTGCTCGACGAGGCCGACGAGATGCTCAAGATGGGCTTCGCCGAAGACGTCGAGACCATCCTCGCCGACACGCCCGACGACAAGCAGGTGGCGCTGTTCTCGGCGACCATGCCGGCGCAGATCCGCCGCCTGTCGGGGCAGTACCTCAAAGACCCCGAAGAGATCTCGGTGAAGTCGAAGACCACGACCTCGGCGAACATCGCCCAGCGCTACCTCGTGGTGTCGTACCCGCAGAAGGTCGACGCGCTCACGCGCATCCTCGAGGTCGAGAACTTCGAGGGCATGATCGTGTTCACCCGCACCAAGAACGAGACCGAGACGCTCGCCGAGAAGCTGCGCGCCCGCGGCTACTCGGCCGCCGCCATCAACGGCGACGTGGCGCAGGCGCAGCGCGAGCGCACGGTGAACCAGCTCAAGGCGGGCAAGCTCGACATCCTGGTGGCGACGGATGTCGCGGCCCGCGGCCTCGACGTCGAGCGCATCAGCCACGTGGTGAACTTCGACCTGCCGATCGACACCGAGTCGTACGTGCACCGCATCGGCCGCACCGGCCGGGCCGGCCGCACCGGCGACGCCATCAGCTTCGTCACCCCCCGCGAACGACGGATGCTCGCCTCCATCGAGAAGGCCACCCGCCAGCCGCTCACCGAGATGAAGCTGCCGAGCGTCGACGACGTCAACGCCACCCGGCTCACCCGCTTCGACGACGCCATCACGGCGGCACTCGCCGACCCGGAGCAGATCCAGCTGTTCCGCGACATCGTGGGGCACTACACGCGTCACCACGACGTGCCCGAGACGGATGTCGCTGCCGCGCTCGCGGTCGTGGCGCAGGGCGACACGCCGCTGCTGCTCGAGCCGGAGCCCGAGCGGGAGCGCGGGTCGCGGTTCGATCGGGAGCGGGATCGGGGCTCGCGCGAGGGCGGCGGTGAGCGCTCGGAGCGCGGCGGCGACCGGTACGACCGCGACTCGCGCGGCGACCGTGACTCGCGCTCGGGCGACCGCGGCGACCGGGGCGACCGCCCGGAGCGGCGCCCGCGCGGCGGCGCCCCCATGAAGACCTACCGCATCTCGGTCGGCAAGCGCCAGCGCGTCGAGCCGCGCCAGATCGTCGGCGCCCTCGCCAACGAGGGCGGTCTTCGCCGCGAAGACTTCGGCGCCATCCAGATCCGCCCCGACTTCTCCCTCGTCGAACTCCCCGCCGACCTCCCCACCGACGTCTTCCGCCGCCTCAAAGACACCCGCATCAGCGGCCAACTCATCGACCTCAAACCCGACCGCTTCAACTCCTCCGCCAAGCGCCCCGACCGGAACTCCCGCGACGGCGACCGCGGCGACCGCCCCCGCCGCGACCGCTACTAA
- a CDS encoding ATP-dependent DNA helicase RecQ gives MRLPRLRFGRHGGRLTAMHRPGTSQIDLPALVRKAGFSELRAGQEEAVRAAIDGRDVLAVMPTGHGKSAIYQLAATALSDRGLAVVVSPLIALQWDQLRQLEELPGAPEGRVINSDLSDADEADAWAAIEGGETGVVFLAPEQLAKDEVFERLERRGVALFVVDEAHCVSSWGHDFRPDYLHLGDVIERLGHPVVVALTATGSAPVRDDVEAVLALRDPLVLVTGFDRPNLHLAVLRHEQESEKEAAVIVQVVALSADGQGLLYVATRRDTEQLAERLEAAGLRAAPFHGSMAARRKEAVYEAFQAGELDVVVATSAFGMGIDKADIRFVVHAAITESADDYYQEIGRGGRDGDASTIVLHYREEDLGLRRYFTSSKPNREKLTKVVKALRAAKTAPDARTLAQKTGLSTRALRGQLDLLTEAGVAREEGGAVRLVRQLTPAKAYAAAEEVAERRTRIGVSRLEMVRQYAETLDCRRQFLLGYFGQEAPDFCGGCDNCDEGRGRTRAKLAAVPAGKAAEPGGSASGADSDAPNDASVATADEPWAAGSTVDHERFGSGTVVSVDDDRLTVFFESEGYTVLSKQIVAEQGLLRAS, from the coding sequence ATGCGCCTCCCGCGGCTCCGCTTCGGGCGGCACGGTGGCAGGCTGACTGCCATGCACCGCCCCGGCACCTCCCAGATCGACCTGCCCGCCCTCGTTCGGAAGGCCGGGTTCAGCGAGCTGAGGGCCGGTCAGGAGGAGGCGGTGCGCGCGGCGATCGACGGTCGCGACGTGCTCGCCGTGATGCCGACGGGCCACGGCAAGTCGGCGATCTACCAGCTCGCCGCGACCGCCCTGAGCGATCGGGGGCTCGCCGTCGTCGTGAGCCCGCTCATCGCCCTGCAATGGGACCAGCTGCGCCAGCTCGAGGAGCTGCCCGGAGCCCCCGAGGGCCGCGTCATCAACTCCGACCTCAGCGACGCCGACGAGGCCGACGCCTGGGCCGCCATCGAGGGCGGCGAGACCGGCGTGGTCTTCCTCGCCCCCGAGCAGCTCGCCAAAGACGAGGTGTTCGAGCGGCTCGAACGCCGCGGCGTCGCCCTGTTCGTGGTCGACGAGGCGCACTGCGTGTCGTCGTGGGGCCACGACTTCAGGCCCGACTACCTGCACCTCGGCGACGTGATCGAGCGTCTCGGCCACCCGGTCGTGGTCGCCCTCACCGCCACCGGGTCGGCCCCGGTGCGCGACGACGTCGAGGCGGTGCTCGCGCTCCGCGACCCGCTCGTGCTGGTCACCGGCTTCGACCGGCCGAACCTGCACCTCGCCGTGCTGCGGCACGAGCAGGAGTCGGAGAAGGAGGCTGCCGTCATCGTGCAGGTCGTCGCGCTCTCCGCCGACGGCCAGGGCCTGCTCTACGTCGCCACCCGCCGCGACACCGAGCAGCTCGCCGAGCGGCTCGAAGCGGCGGGGCTGCGCGCCGCGCCCTTCCACGGCTCGATGGCGGCCCGCCGCAAGGAGGCGGTCTACGAGGCCTTCCAAGCCGGCGAGCTCGACGTGGTCGTCGCCACCTCGGCGTTCGGCATGGGCATCGACAAGGCCGACATCCGCTTCGTCGTGCACGCGGCCATCACCGAGTCGGCCGACGACTACTACCAGGAGATCGGCCGCGGCGGCCGCGACGGCGACGCCTCCACCATCGTGCTGCACTACCGCGAAGAAGACCTAGGGCTGCGCCGGTACTTCACCAGCTCGAAGCCGAACCGCGAGAAGCTCACGAAGGTGGTGAAAGCCCTGCGCGCCGCGAAGACGGCTCCGGATGCGCGCACCCTGGCCCAGAAGACCGGCCTGTCGACGAGGGCGTTGCGCGGTCAGCTCGACCTGCTCACCGAGGCGGGAGTGGCGCGCGAGGAGGGCGGCGCCGTGCGGCTCGTGCGGCAGCTCACCCCCGCGAAGGCGTACGCCGCCGCCGAGGAGGTGGCGGAGCGTCGCACCCGCATCGGGGTGTCGCGCCTCGAGATGGTGCGGCAGTACGCCGAGACGCTCGACTGCCGGCGGCAGTTCCTGCTGGGGTACTTCGGGCAGGAGGCGCCCGACTTCTGCGGCGGGTGCGACAACTGCGACGAGGGGCGCGGGCGCACCCGGGCGAAGCTCGCGGCGGTGCCGGCGGGGAAGGCGGCGGAGCCAGGGGGAAGCGCATCCGGTGCCGACTCCGACGCCCCGAACGACGCCTCCGTCGCGACGGCAGACGAGCCCTGGGCCGCCGGCTCCACCGTCGACCACGAGCGCTTCGGCTCCGGAACCGTCGTGAGCGTCGACGACGACCGCCTCACCGTCTTCTTCGAGAGCGAGGGCTACACCGTGCTGTCTAAGCAGATCGTCGCCGAGCAGGGGCTGCTGCGGGCGAGCTGA
- a CDS encoding L-fuculokinase, whose translation MSTLVAGLDLGSTGVKMLVADEQGAEVLIRQLPTPWVAGPGGTTTMTAADLVGTLRELVALVDSDLRELRGDDVRIGALAVSGMGESGVVLGPDGEPIAPAIAWFDPRGAEQVDALPARIRDEFAGRTGLPLGVQVSVVKLLHLRDTGLDLAGARWLNLPEFAVAALGGELAAEYSLSSRTGLLDQDTGAPWPELLDHLGVTPDFLPPFVDAGTPLGDASADWLPASFAGARLTVAGHDHLVSAVSTGEFPDDRYHVSMGTAEVLLRVLDAPLPFDARARLAEWLINCVRHVVPGKWVLVAGVKTGLIMRRALQLVGVNDRAGRDALDAAVMEQPYEGVLQQGDVEVTGARNDDGVLRLVVRADGAGPADLFGAVLRHGNDELALLVSAMDAEVPPATSALLTGGWASMRSVQRARSEVLAGVRVSDRSQDTAYGAAVFASRLLAPTSTA comes from the coding sequence ATGTCCACCCTCGTCGCCGGGCTCGACCTCGGGAGCACCGGAGTGAAGATGCTCGTCGCCGACGAACAGGGTGCCGAGGTGCTCATCCGTCAGCTGCCCACGCCCTGGGTCGCCGGCCCCGGCGGCACCACCACCATGACCGCGGCCGACCTCGTCGGCACCCTGCGCGAGCTCGTCGCGCTCGTCGACTCCGATCTGCGTGAGCTCCGCGGCGACGACGTGCGCATCGGGGCGCTCGCCGTCTCGGGCATGGGGGAGTCGGGCGTCGTGCTCGGCCCCGATGGCGAGCCCATCGCCCCCGCCATCGCCTGGTTCGACCCTCGCGGGGCGGAGCAGGTCGACGCCCTGCCCGCGCGCATCCGCGACGAGTTCGCCGGCCGCACGGGTCTCCCGCTCGGTGTGCAGGTCTCGGTCGTCAAGCTCCTCCACTTGCGCGACACCGGCCTCGACCTCGCCGGAGCCCGCTGGCTCAACCTCCCCGAGTTCGCCGTCGCCGCCCTCGGCGGCGAGCTGGCCGCCGAGTACTCCCTCTCCTCCCGCACCGGCCTCCTCGATCAGGACACCGGCGCCCCCTGGCCCGAACTCCTCGACCACCTCGGCGTCACCCCCGACTTCCTCCCGCCCTTCGTCGACGCGGGAACCCCGCTCGGCGACGCGTCTGCCGACTGGCTCCCCGCATCCTTCGCCGGTGCCCGGCTCACCGTGGCCGGGCACGACCACCTGGTCTCGGCGGTGTCGACGGGCGAGTTTCCCGACGACCGGTACCACGTGTCGATGGGCACCGCCGAGGTGTTGCTGCGGGTTCTGGATGCGCCCCTGCCGTTCGACGCGCGCGCCCGCTTGGCCGAGTGGCTGATCAATTGCGTGCGGCACGTCGTTCCGGGCAAGTGGGTGCTCGTGGCGGGCGTGAAGACCGGGCTCATCATGCGGCGGGCCCTCCAGCTCGTCGGTGTGAACGACCGGGCCGGGCGCGATGCGCTCGACGCCGCCGTGATGGAGCAGCCCTACGAGGGCGTGCTGCAGCAGGGCGACGTCGAGGTCACCGGTGCCCGCAACGACGACGGCGTGCTGCGACTCGTGGTGCGCGCCGACGGGGCGGGGCCGGCCGATCTGTTCGGTGCGGTGCTCCGGCACGGCAACGACGAGCTCGCCCTGCTCGTCTCCGCGATGGACGCCGAGGTGCCGCCCGCCACCTCCGCCCTGCTCACGGGTGGCTGGGCGAGCATGCGCTCGGTGCAGCGCGCCCGCTCGGAGGTGCTCGCCGGCGTTCGGGTCTCCGACCGCTCGCAAGACACGGCCTACGGCGCGGCAGTCTTCGCGTCGCGACTCCTCGCACCCACTTCGACCGCCTGA
- a CDS encoding FAD-binding and (Fe-S)-binding domain-containing protein, which translates to MPTAHTPLAAALADPTRLSTRAIDLHANAHDASHFLLVPEAFVIAKDATEVGRLLRASAESGTKLTLRSGGTSLSGQGVTDGVLVDVRRNFRRITIEDDGLVVRVQPGATVRQVNARLTRHGRKLGPDPASEVACTIGGVIANNSSGMSCGTTGNTYRTLLSMTVVLPSGTVVDTAAPDANQRLRHDEPELFAGLERLRDRVRGNPESVRILEHQFSMKNTMGYGLNSFLDHDEPAELLARLVIGSEGTLGFVAEAVFRTLPLHPHLATGLVVFDDLRAANEALPGIVATGASAVELMDAQSLRVGKTEADAPPAIRDLDVVAQAALLVEYQAATTAELAEVQSGGERLLAGLDLAAPAVLSADPATRASLWHLRKGLYTTVAGARPSGTTALLEDVVVPVDSLARTCSELSVLFDRYGYENSVIFGHAKDGNIHFMLTDLFEGEGLARFESFTDDMVDLVLGEGGSLKAEHGTGRVMAPYVRRQYGDELYAVMVELKALCDPARMLNPGVIITDDPAVHLRDIKRTPTIEVEADRCVECGYCEPVCPSRDLTLTPRQRIVVKRAIAAATADGDHALAAELEGDYGYDGVETCAVDGMCQTACPVLINTGDLVRRLRKTGHAGAEKAVWKTASAHWAGTTGVASAALTIAEKIPAPLAPVVTGVNKLGRAVVGDDVLPLWSPELPAGGRKRSKNSIFRAVGAAAEGSTDARGATDAALTTDAAVASDAAVASAGAVASAAAVAEAVYLPACVNTMFGPVGDGVQRSFEELCERAGITLVLPDDVDSLCCGTPWSSKGLPDGAAVMRERVLASLRRATRDGELPVICDASSCTEGILHQIEADTALPRLRVIDAVDFVATRILPLLPEHELIDSLALHPTCSSTRLGINPQLTAVAGAVAESVVIPADWGCCAFAGDRGMLHPELTASATAAQAAEVRAAGATAHASCNRTCELGMTRATGAEYGHVLELLAEVTRPR; encoded by the coding sequence ATGCCCACCGCCCACACCCCCCTCGCCGCCGCCCTCGCCGACCCCACCCGCCTCAGCACCCGCGCCATCGACCTGCACGCGAACGCCCACGACGCCTCGCACTTCCTCCTCGTGCCCGAGGCCTTCGTCATCGCGAAAGACGCCACCGAGGTCGGCCGTCTGCTCCGTGCGAGCGCCGAGTCGGGCACGAAGCTCACCCTCCGCTCGGGCGGCACCAGCCTCAGCGGGCAGGGCGTCACCGACGGGGTGCTCGTCGACGTGCGCCGCAACTTCCGCCGCATCACCATCGAAGACGACGGACTCGTGGTGCGCGTGCAGCCCGGCGCCACCGTGCGCCAGGTGAACGCGCGACTCACCCGCCACGGCCGCAAGCTCGGTCCCGACCCGGCGAGCGAGGTGGCGTGCACGATCGGCGGCGTCATCGCGAACAACTCGAGCGGCATGTCGTGCGGCACGACCGGCAACACCTACCGCACCCTCCTGTCGATGACCGTCGTGCTACCGAGCGGCACCGTCGTCGACACCGCGGCCCCCGACGCGAACCAGCGCCTCCGCCACGACGAGCCCGAACTCTTCGCGGGGCTCGAGCGCCTGCGCGACCGGGTGCGCGGCAACCCGGAGTCGGTGCGCATCCTCGAGCACCAGTTCTCGATGAAGAACACCATGGGCTACGGCCTCAACTCCTTCCTCGACCACGACGAGCCGGCCGAACTGCTGGCGCGACTCGTCATCGGCAGCGAGGGAACGCTGGGCTTCGTGGCCGAGGCCGTCTTCCGCACTCTGCCCCTGCATCCGCATCTCGCCACCGGCCTCGTCGTCTTCGACGACCTCAGGGCCGCGAACGAGGCCCTCCCCGGTATCGTCGCCACCGGCGCATCGGCCGTCGAGCTGATGGACGCGCAATCACTCCGGGTGGGAAAGACCGAAGCGGATGCGCCCCCCGCCATCAGAGACCTCGACGTCGTCGCCCAGGCGGCACTGCTCGTCGAGTACCAGGCAGCGACCACAGCAGAGCTCGCCGAGGTGCAGTCCGGCGGCGAGCGCCTCCTCGCCGGCCTCGACCTCGCCGCGCCCGCGGTGCTGAGCGCCGACCCCGCCACCCGCGCCTCGCTCTGGCATCTGCGCAAGGGTCTCTACACCACCGTCGCGGGCGCCCGCCCCTCGGGCACCACCGCGCTGCTCGAAGACGTCGTCGTGCCCGTCGACTCGCTGGCCCGCACCTGCAGCGAGCTGAGCGTGCTGTTCGACCGCTACGGCTACGAGAACAGCGTCATCTTCGGGCACGCGAAAGACGGCAACATCCACTTCATGCTCACCGACCTGTTCGAGGGCGAGGGCCTCGCCCGCTTCGAGTCGTTCACCGACGACATGGTCGACCTGGTGCTCGGCGAGGGCGGCTCGCTGAAGGCCGAGCACGGCACGGGGCGCGTCATGGCGCCCTACGTGCGGCGGCAGTACGGCGACGAGCTCTACGCGGTGATGGTCGAGCTCAAGGCCCTCTGTGACCCGGCACGGATGCTCAACCCCGGCGTCATCATCACCGACGACCCCGCGGTGCACCTGCGCGACATCAAGCGCACGCCCACCATCGAGGTGGAGGCCGACCGCTGCGTCGAGTGCGGATACTGCGAGCCCGTCTGCCCGAGCCGCGACCTCACCCTCACGCCCCGCCAGCGCATCGTCGTGAAGCGCGCCATCGCGGCGGCGACCGCCGACGGCGATCACGCTCTGGCGGCGGAGCTCGAGGGCGATTACGGCTACGACGGCGTGGAGACCTGCGCCGTCGACGGCATGTGCCAGACGGCTTGCCCGGTGCTCATCAACACCGGCGACCTGGTGCGGCGGCTGCGCAAGACGGGTCACGCGGGTGCCGAGAAGGCGGTGTGGAAGACGGCATCGGCCCACTGGGCGGGCACGACCGGCGTGGCGTCGGCGGCGCTCACGATCGCCGAGAAGATCCCGGCTCCGCTCGCACCGGTCGTCACCGGCGTGAACAAGCTCGGGCGCGCCGTGGTCGGCGACGACGTGCTGCCGCTCTGGTCGCCCGAGCTCCCCGCCGGCGGGCGCAAGCGCTCGAAGAACTCGATCTTCCGGGCCGTCGGTGCCGCCGCGGAAGGGTCGACGGATGCGCGGGGTGCGACGGATGCGGCGCTCACGACGGATGCGGCGGTCGCCTCGGATGCGGCGGTCGCCTCCGCTGGGGCCGTCGCCTCCGCTGCGGCGGTCGCCGAAGCCGTCTACCTCCCCGCCTGCGTGAACACCATGTTCGGCCCCGTGGGTGACGGCGTGCAGCGCAGCTTCGAGGAGCTGTGCGAGCGGGCCGGCATCACCCTGGTACTCCCCGACGACGTGGACTCGCTCTGCTGCGGCACCCCGTGGTCGTCGAAGGGGCTCCCCGACGGAGCCGCCGTCATGCGCGAACGGGTGCTCGCGAGCCTCCGCCGTGCGACCCGTGACGGCGAGCTGCCGGTGATCTGCGACGCCTCGTCGTGCACGGAGGGCATCCTGCACCAGATCGAGGCCGACACCGCCCTGCCGCGCCTCCGGGTGATCGACGCCGTCGACTTCGTGGCCACGCGCATCCTGCCGCTGCTGCCCGAGCACGAGCTCATCGACTCGCTCGCCCTGCACCCCACCTGCTCGTCGACGCGGCTCGGCATCAACCCGCAGCTCACCGCGGTGGCGGGCGCCGTGGCCGAGAGCGTCGTGATTCCCGCCGACTGGGGCTGCTGCGCCTTCGCCGGTGATCGCGGCATGCTGCATCCCGAGCTCACCGCGTCGGCGACCGCCGCACAGGCGGCCGAGGTGCGAGCGGCGGGCGCCACCGCGCACGCGAGCTGCAACCGCACCTGCGAACTCGGCATGACGCGGGCGACCGGAGCGGAGTACGGCCACGTGCTCGAGCTGCTCGCGGAGGTCACCCGACCGCGGTGA
- a CDS encoding GntR family transcriptional regulator, whose protein sequence is MTTTTSTPSLVRALRTVSAVDAVGDDLRRRMFAGELVGGELLKEAVVAGEYAVSRSTAKAAIEKLTAEGLLERSANRSARVPQLTAADVHDIYRTRLRLESSALRELAAARHAPREAAAANARVRAAGVGAAAPRDLTVAHDGERGSAIASVEPDMRFHAALVEAIGSERLERMYGSLVDEARLCMVQVQGRSLLAVDRIADEHDEILRRLAAGDADGAVEVLTAHLTRASDRLQAALDA, encoded by the coding sequence ATGACGACGACCACCTCCACTCCGTCCCTCGTGCGTGCCCTGCGCACGGTGTCGGCGGTCGACGCCGTCGGCGACGATCTGCGTCGGCGGATGTTCGCGGGTGAGCTCGTGGGCGGCGAACTGCTCAAGGAGGCCGTGGTCGCGGGGGAGTACGCGGTGTCGCGCTCGACCGCGAAGGCGGCGATCGAAAAGCTCACCGCCGAGGGACTGCTCGAGCGCTCGGCGAACCGCTCGGCGCGGGTTCCGCAGCTGACGGCGGCCGATGTGCACGACATCTACCGCACACGGCTGCGGCTGGAGAGCTCGGCGCTGCGTGAGCTCGCCGCCGCGCGGCACGCCCCGCGCGAGGCGGCGGCCGCGAACGCGCGCGTGCGCGCGGCGGGGGTGGGGGCGGCTGCTCCCCGAGACCTGACCGTGGCGCACGACGGGGAGCGCGGCTCGGCGATCGCGTCGGTGGAGCCCGACATGCGGTTCCACGCGGCGCTGGTGGAGGCGATCGGCAGTGAGCGGCTCGAGCGCATGTACGGGTCGCTCGTCGACGAGGCGCGCCTCTGCATGGTGCAAGTGCAGGGCCGGAGTCTCCTCGCGGTGGATCGGATCGCCGACGAGCACGACGAGATCCTCCGTCGCCTCGCCGCGGGTGACGCCGACGGTGCCGTCGAGGTGCTCACCGCCCACCTCACCCGCGCCAGCGACCGCCTCCAGGCCGCCCTCGACGCCTGA
- a CDS encoding tagatose-bisphosphate aldolase, translated as MTELTTLERRALAKISTAAGGMLIVAADQRNGMKAVMKDAPNGADGISTEELADAKSDLVSFLGNKAPAILLDPQTALPRVVDDGTLDSDTGLVVAMDASGFAVENGLKRTRYVEGMTPRRVRDLGGDAAKMLWYLRADRRDDEAAVLDDIARLVSECEAEGVLLIVEILTYQLDDESDKDYKAVFPSLISGAAELSVAAGAKVLKLQYPGSAEGAAAVTAAAAGVPWAVLSAGVDHETFVGQVRTSVENGAAGAMAGRSLWKDSLSISSATREELLTTKALPRLVELESVIDEVLSTRP; from the coding sequence GTGACCGAACTCACCACCCTCGAGCGCCGCGCCCTGGCCAAGATCAGCACGGCGGCCGGCGGCATGCTCATCGTCGCCGCCGATCAGCGCAACGGCATGAAGGCCGTCATGAAGGATGCGCCGAACGGCGCTGACGGCATCTCCACCGAGGAGCTGGCCGACGCGAAGTCCGACCTGGTCAGCTTCCTCGGCAACAAGGCCCCCGCCATCCTCCTCGACCCGCAGACCGCGCTTCCCCGCGTCGTCGACGACGGCACCCTCGACAGCGATACCGGTCTCGTCGTGGCGATGGACGCATCCGGATTCGCCGTCGAGAACGGCCTCAAGCGCACCCGCTACGTCGAGGGCATGACCCCGCGCCGCGTGCGCGACCTCGGCGGCGACGCCGCGAAGATGCTCTGGTACCTGCGCGCCGACCGCCGCGACGACGAGGCCGCCGTGCTCGACGACATCGCGCGCCTGGTGTCGGAGTGCGAGGCGGAGGGTGTGCTGCTGATCGTCGAGATCCTCACCTACCAGCTCGACGACGAGAGCGACAAGGACTACAAGGCGGTCTTCCCGTCGCTCATCTCGGGTGCGGCCGAGCTCAGCGTCGCCGCCGGCGCCAAGGTGCTGAAGCTGCAGTACCCGGGCTCGGCCGAGGGTGCCGCCGCCGTCACCGCTGCCGCCGCCGGCGTGCCGTGGGCCGTGCTGTCGGCGGGTGTCGACCACGAGACCTTCGTGGGCCAGGTGCGCACCTCGGTCGAGAACGGCGCCGCGGGCGCGATGGCCGGCCGATCGCTCTGGAAGGACAGCCTCTCCATCTCCTCCGCCACCCGCGAGGAGCTGCTCACCACCAAGGCGCTGCCGCGCCTGGTCGAACTCGAGTCGGTCATCGACGAGGTGCTCTCGACCCGCCCGTAG